The following are from one region of the Microbacterium sp. cx-55 genome:
- a CDS encoding FMN-dependent NADH-azoreductase has protein sequence MTLFRLDASILPATSASRALGDIVESEWLAEYPDSPVVRRDAAADPVPATYWAAAATAGFTPEADRSELQRAAVAHASHLADELIDADALLLTVPLYNYGVSQHVKTWFDLAYTDSRIDPQGTALRGKPAVLVTVLGGNYAEGTPKAGWDHSTQWLRRVFEDVWGLDLHVVERPFTLVGVNPALDAFTDLATELREEAERSARDAGRSIAAAVAATRV, from the coding sequence ATGACCCTGTTCCGTCTGGACGCCAGCATCCTGCCCGCCACCTCCGCCAGCCGCGCGCTCGGAGACATCGTCGAGAGCGAGTGGCTCGCCGAGTACCCCGACTCCCCGGTGGTCCGCCGGGATGCCGCGGCCGACCCCGTGCCCGCGACCTACTGGGCCGCGGCGGCCACCGCCGGCTTCACCCCCGAGGCCGATCGTTCCGAGCTGCAGCGTGCGGCGGTCGCCCACGCGAGCCACCTGGCCGACGAGCTCATCGACGCCGACGCCCTGCTCCTCACCGTTCCGCTCTACAACTACGGCGTCTCGCAGCACGTGAAGACCTGGTTCGACCTCGCGTACACCGACTCTCGCATCGACCCGCAGGGCACCGCGCTCCGCGGCAAGCCCGCCGTGCTGGTGACCGTTCTCGGCGGCAACTACGCCGAGGGCACCCCGAAAGCCGGCTGGGACCACTCGACCCAGTGGCTGCGTCGCGTGTTCGAAGACGTCTGGGGCCTCGACCTGCACGTGGTGGAGCGTCCGTTCACCCTCGTGGGCGTGAACCCCGCCCTCGACGCCTTCACGGACCTGGCCACCGAGCTGCGCGAAGAGGCCGAGCGCTCCGCCCGCGACGCGGGCCGCTCGATCGCCGCCGCGGTCGCCGCCACCCGGGTCTGA
- a CDS encoding CCA tRNA nucleotidyltransferase has translation MLNMAEGMARLAALAESRVVSTVARAFADAGHELAIVGGPVRDAILGRPTHDLDFTTDARPDDILRIVTPISTAQWDIGRAFGTIGARIAGEQVEITTYRADSYDGVTRKPTVAFGDTLEDDLVRRDFTVNAMALRVPGPTLVDPNGGVEDLLRGLLRTPTDPRISFGDDPLRMLRAARFSSQLGFEVDPATVEAIEQLRETLRIVSPERIQGELVRLLQTDDPVRGLRLLVETELIEEFLPEIPALRLEVDEHHHHKDVYEHSLTVLRQAIELEGVRHPDAAPDVALRLAALLHDIGKPATRKLEPGGGVTFHHHDVKGSRMARKRLKDLRFDAATIESVSRLIELHLRFFGYAEGAWTDAAVRRYVRDAGPELDRLHILTRADVTTRNKRKAARLASAYDDIESRIDTLREQEEIDAIRPDLDGNDIQRILGITPGREVGEAYRFLMELRLDEGVLGPDAAEQRLRAWWAARS, from the coding sequence ATGCTCAATATGGCCGAGGGGATGGCGCGTCTCGCTGCGCTGGCGGAGTCTCGGGTCGTGTCGACCGTCGCACGCGCGTTCGCCGACGCGGGTCACGAGCTGGCGATCGTGGGCGGTCCGGTGCGCGATGCGATCCTCGGCCGACCGACCCACGACCTCGATTTCACGACGGATGCGCGGCCCGACGACATCCTGCGGATCGTCACGCCGATCTCCACCGCGCAGTGGGACATCGGCCGCGCATTCGGCACGATCGGCGCACGGATCGCCGGCGAGCAGGTCGAGATCACGACCTATCGCGCCGACAGCTACGACGGCGTCACCCGCAAGCCGACGGTCGCCTTCGGCGACACCCTCGAGGACGACCTCGTGCGCCGCGACTTCACGGTGAACGCCATGGCGCTGCGGGTACCCGGGCCCACCCTCGTCGACCCGAACGGCGGCGTCGAGGACCTGCTCCGCGGGCTGCTCCGCACCCCGACCGACCCGCGCATCAGCTTCGGCGACGATCCGCTCCGGATGCTCCGCGCCGCGCGCTTCTCCTCCCAACTCGGGTTCGAGGTCGACCCCGCGACCGTCGAGGCGATCGAGCAGCTGCGCGAGACGCTGCGGATCGTGAGTCCGGAACGCATCCAGGGCGAACTCGTGCGGCTCCTGCAGACCGACGACCCGGTGCGCGGACTGCGGCTGCTGGTGGAGACCGAGCTGATCGAGGAGTTCCTGCCCGAGATTCCGGCGCTGCGTCTCGAGGTCGACGAGCACCATCATCACAAGGATGTCTACGAGCACTCGCTGACGGTGCTCCGGCAGGCCATCGAACTCGAGGGTGTGCGGCACCCGGATGCAGCCCCGGACGTCGCGCTCCGCCTCGCGGCACTGCTGCACGACATCGGCAAGCCGGCGACCCGCAAGCTCGAGCCGGGCGGTGGGGTGACCTTCCACCACCACGATGTGAAGGGGTCACGGATGGCGCGGAAGCGCCTGAAGGACCTGCGCTTCGACGCGGCGACGATCGAGAGCGTGAGCCGGCTGATCGAGCTGCACCTGCGGTTCTTCGGCTACGCCGAGGGTGCGTGGACGGATGCCGCCGTGCGTCGCTACGTGCGCGACGCCGGCCCGGAGCTCGATCGACTCCACATCCTGACCCGCGCCGACGTGACCACCCGCAACAAGCGGAAGGCCGCGCGGCTCGCGAGCGCGTACGACGACATCGAGTCGCGCATCGACACTCTGCGCGAGCAGGAGGAGATCGACGCGATCCGGCCCGACCTGGACGGGAACGACATCCAGCGGATCCTCGGGATCACGCCTGGCCGCGAGGTCGGCGAGGCGTACCGGTTCTTGATGGAGCTGCGCCTCGACGAGGGCGTGCTCGGACCGGATGCCGCCGAGCAGCGCCTGCGCGCCTGGTGGGCCGCCCGCAGCTGA